Proteins encoded by one window of Winogradskyella sp. PG-2:
- a CDS encoding acyltransferase family protein produces the protein MKYLNSLNHYRALAIIFIIAVHAQFVSDVKLDTFTSKFFFNAISGSTLNFSFISGFLFYLVLYKKYEYSNFFKARVNRFFKPYLFLSILPIFMGLMTMPFYWDNSGLIESNQLNKLFWNSISTFKYLISGAHITAYWYIPFVMIMAVLSPLHVKFIKLKLKQQLFIFSFLLIVASFVQRPYERTFLFQAFQSLIYFTPLYLMGIICAIHKDKIYELLKGKDVYLLLVVIFFIFLQTNLGDVGLYKTHFLVYNGVDLLIFKMVFLCLFFMIWLHRFEHVKSKFINSLANTSFAIYFLHVYFLKFLMILKSYLDISFENYSLMLYIVVILLLISLSMLTAIGFNKLFPNHSYMLIGYGKKPIKKAKEPKVPKSVIPEI, from the coding sequence ATGAAGTATTTAAATTCCCTTAACCATTACAGAGCATTAGCAATTATTTTTATTATTGCCGTGCATGCGCAATTTGTTTCTGATGTAAAATTGGATACGTTTACCAGCAAATTTTTTTTTAATGCTATTAGTGGCTCTACACTAAATTTTTCGTTTATTTCTGGCTTTTTGTTTTATCTCGTTTTATACAAAAAATACGAGTATTCTAATTTTTTTAAAGCAAGGGTGAATCGTTTTTTTAAACCTTATTTATTTTTATCCATATTACCAATATTTATGGGTTTAATGACTATGCCATTCTATTGGGATAATTCTGGTTTAATAGAGTCTAATCAATTGAATAAGTTGTTTTGGAATTCTATTTCAACCTTTAAGTATTTGATTTCTGGTGCTCACATTACGGCATATTGGTATATTCCCTTCGTAATGATTATGGCAGTTTTGTCGCCATTACATGTGAAGTTTATTAAGCTAAAATTAAAGCAGCAACTATTCATATTTAGTTTCCTTTTAATTGTTGCGTCTTTTGTGCAAAGACCTTACGAACGTACTTTTCTTTTTCAAGCCTTTCAATCTTTAATTTATTTTACACCATTATATTTAATGGGAATAATATGCGCAATTCATAAAGATAAAATTTATGAATTATTAAAGGGCAAAGATGTCTATTTGCTATTAGTTGTTATATTCTTCATCTTTTTGCAAACAAATTTGGGCGATGTTGGACTTTATAAAACTCACTTTCTAGTCTATAATGGTGTCGATCTTTTAATATTTAAGATGGTATTTCTTTGCTTGTTTTTTATGATTTGGCTACATCGTTTTGAACATGTAAAAAGTAAATTTATCAATAGTTTAGCTAATACCAGTTTTGCGATTTACTTTTTGCATGTATATTTTTTAAAATTTTTAATGATTTTAAAAAGCTACCTCGATATAAGTTTTGAAAATTATTCGTTAATGTTATATATAGTTGTTATTCTACTTTTAATTAGTTTGAGTATGCTTACTGCGATTGGTTTTAATAAGCTTTTTCCTAATCATTCATATATGCTTATTGGTTATGGTAAAAAACCAATTAAGAAAGCTAAAGAACCTAAAGTGCCAAAATCTGTTATTCCAGAAATTTAA
- a CDS encoding malate dehydrogenase: protein MKVTVVGAGAVGASCAEYIAIKDFASEVVLLDIKEGYAEGKAMDLMQTASLNGFDTKITGSTSDYSKTTNSDICVITSGIPRKPGMTREELIGINAGIVKSVSASLVEHSPNTILIVVSNPMDTMTYLAHKTIDLPKNRIIGMGGALDSARFKYRLAEALEAPISDVDGMVIGGHSDKGMVPLTSHATRNSIKVSEFLSEDRLNQVAADTKVGGATLTKLLGTSAWYAPGAAVSGLVQAIACDQKKIFPCSTFLEGEYGLNDLCIGVPVILGRNGIEKIIDVPLSAAEKAHMAESAEGVKKTNGLLEL, encoded by the coding sequence ATGAAAGTAACAGTAGTTGGTGCAGGAGCAGTTGGTGCAAGTTGTGCAGAATATATTGCCATAAAAGATTTTGCCTCTGAGGTTGTGTTGTTGGATATAAAGGAAGGTTATGCAGAAGGAAAAGCAATGGATCTTATGCAGACAGCATCTTTAAATGGTTTTGATACTAAGATTACAGGTAGTACAAGCGATTATTCTAAAACTACAAATAGTGATATTTGTGTAATTACCTCTGGTATTCCTCGTAAACCAGGTATGACACGCGAAGAATTAATTGGTATTAATGCTGGGATTGTAAAATCAGTTTCTGCAAGTTTAGTAGAACACTCACCAAATACGATTTTAATAGTTGTTAGTAATCCTATGGATACAATGACTTATTTAGCTCATAAAACAATAGATCTTCCAAAAAATAGAATTATTGGAATGGGTGGAGCATTAGATTCTGCACGTTTTAAATATAGATTAGCTGAAGCTTTAGAAGCTCCAATTAGCGATGTTGATGGTATGGTGATTGGTGGACATAGTGATAAAGGTATGGTGCCTTTAACATCACATGCAACAAGAAATAGTATTAAAGTATCTGAGTTTTTATCAGAAGATCGTTTAAATCAAGTTGCAGCAGATACCAAAGTAGGTGGAGCTACTCTAACAAAATTATTAGGAACTTCTGCTTGGTATGCGCCAGGTGCAGCTGTAAGTGGTTTGGTTCAGGCCATTGCTTGCGATCAAAAGAAAATATTTCCATGTTCTACCTTTTTAGAAGGTGAATACGGATTAAACGACTTATGTATTGGTGTACCTGTAATTTTAGGTAGAAACGGAATTGAAAAAATTATTGATGTTCCATTAAGTGCTGCTGAAAAAGCACATATGGCTGAAAGTGCTGAAGGTGTTAAGAAAACAAATGGATTGTTAGAGTTATAA
- a CDS encoding HmuY family protein, producing the protein MKTMNTFKTLTLLALFIGFASCSSDDDNGPSRIDLESVTIENLSAPQTGGQGQPIGGEFTRFDFSTGMQTTSATDWDIAFRGTTIAINGGAQTGTADEPERNGNAGAVIVDGTLANVTSVDGLTFAQDGTEGFAITTGSDNGWYNYNFMTNLITKIPGKVLVFRTRDGRYAKVEIISYYLDQDPSNPANGRYYTFDYVYNPNEGETIF; encoded by the coding sequence ATGAAAACAATGAACACTTTTAAAACACTCACATTACTCGCTTTATTTATAGGGTTTGCATCTTGCAGCTCTGATGATGACAATGGTCCATCTCGTATCGATCTGGAATCTGTAACCATAGAAAACCTAAGCGCACCACAAACTGGAGGCCAAGGTCAGCCTATTGGTGGTGAATTCACTAGATTTGATTTTTCTACTGGAATGCAGACAACTAGTGCTACAGATTGGGATATTGCTTTTAGAGGTACAACAATTGCAATAAATGGTGGTGCTCAAACTGGCACTGCAGATGAACCAGAACGTAATGGTAATGCTGGTGCAGTAATAGTAGATGGTACATTAGCTAATGTAACCTCTGTTGATGGCTTAACTTTTGCTCAAGATGGTACAGAAGGTTTTGCAATTACAACAGGAAGTGATAATGGTTGGTATAACTATAACTTTATGACTAATCTCATTACAAAAATTCCTGGGAAAGTTCTCGTGTTCCGAACTAGAGACGGACGTTACGCTAAAGTCGAAATCATTAGCTATTATTTGGATCAAGATCCATCTAATCCTGCAAATGGAAGATATTATACTTTTGACTACGTTTACAATCCAAATGAAGGAGAGACTATATTTTAA
- a CDS encoding TonB-dependent receptor plug domain-containing protein, whose amino-acid sequence MSLNKNNILLFFILFFLSNSQAQENKEIEKDSTKIEELNEVVVTATRTPRQLSSLPLPVTLISKKQIKQTGTIRMNEILAEQTGLIVIPDESGFEGLQIQGINSDYIMIMIDGVPLVGRSAGNFDLSRLTVGNIKQIEVVKGPSSALYGSEAMGGVVNIITEKPKSSKPSGNVSFRAGSFTQLDANVNINQKFEKLGYGIFINRFSSEGYDLTPETAGQTVSPFENYTLNGRLTYDFNDQLKLFSSTRFYTQTQENSFESADDLFEGDSEETEWNSHLRLNHEWHDKLRFEYEFYFTNYRANESSQSPVTGDVLFDSNFNQYLIRPEVRAVYNLKNSGEITTGLGYQYDELDRSFFDNQVNFNSQYIYAQWDVKPLQDLSVIVGGRFDNHSEYSNQFSPKLALRYNITYDIALKSSVGYGFKAPDFRQLFFDFTNSAVGYTVLGYNVALDKLQELEAAGQILDVVVPINQFNNPLKAESSIGINLGASYTKDNWNVSINGFRNDFKNLIDTQVIARKVNGQNVFSYRNFDEVFFTGVELDATYNWNENLRISGGYQLLYTYDKAQLDKIKNEEVFTIDDAGRTILVERSDYFGLVNRSRHTANLKIFYTIPKIKTNFNLRTIYRSKYGQFDTNGNAILDTYDDSFVAGFVTVNIAATKQFEDHFDLQVGARNFLNHTDNNIPNLNGIQLFTRLNYNF is encoded by the coding sequence ATGAGTCTAAATAAAAATAATATTCTTCTTTTTTTTATACTTTTTTTTCTGAGTAACTCTCAAGCTCAAGAAAATAAAGAGATTGAAAAAGACTCTACTAAAATTGAAGAATTAAATGAGGTTGTTGTTACTGCTACACGTACACCAAGACAATTATCATCGCTTCCTCTACCAGTGACTTTAATATCTAAAAAGCAGATAAAACAGACAGGCACTATTCGTATGAATGAAATTTTAGCTGAACAAACTGGTTTAATTGTAATACCAGACGAAAGTGGTTTTGAAGGTTTACAAATACAAGGGATAAATTCAGATTATATAATGATTATGATTGATGGTGTGCCTTTGGTAGGACGAAGTGCTGGTAATTTTGATTTGAGCAGATTAACTGTCGGTAACATAAAGCAAATCGAGGTGGTAAAAGGGCCATCGAGTGCACTTTATGGCAGCGAAGCCATGGGTGGCGTCGTTAATATCATCACTGAAAAACCTAAATCTAGCAAACCTAGTGGTAATGTTTCTTTTAGAGCTGGTTCTTTCACCCAATTGGACGCGAATGTTAATATAAATCAGAAATTTGAAAAATTAGGCTATGGTATTTTTATAAATCGCTTTTCTAGCGAAGGTTATGATTTAACACCAGAAACTGCAGGACAAACAGTGAGTCCTTTTGAAAATTACACTTTAAACGGCAGATTAACTTATGATTTTAATGACCAATTAAAACTATTTAGTTCCACACGCTTTTACACCCAAACACAAGAAAATAGTTTTGAATCTGCTGATGATCTTTTTGAGGGAGACTCCGAAGAAACAGAATGGAACTCGCACTTACGACTCAATCACGAATGGCATGATAAACTGCGTTTTGAATATGAATTCTATTTCACAAATTATAGAGCGAACGAATCTTCTCAAAGTCCGGTAACTGGTGATGTCCTTTTTGATAGTAACTTTAATCAATATCTCATAAGGCCAGAAGTTAGAGCTGTTTACAACTTAAAGAATTCGGGTGAAATTACAACTGGTTTAGGCTACCAATATGACGAATTGGACCGTTCGTTTTTTGATAATCAGGTTAATTTCAATTCGCAATACATCTATGCACAGTGGGATGTAAAACCTCTACAAGACTTGAGTGTTATAGTTGGTGGTCGTTTTGATAATCATTCGGAATACAGTAATCAATTTAGTCCAAAACTGGCTTTAAGATATAATATCACCTATGACATCGCACTAAAAAGTTCTGTTGGTTATGGATTTAAAGCACCAGATTTTAGGCAACTGTTCTTCGATTTCACCAATTCTGCGGTTGGCTATACCGTTTTGGGTTATAATGTTGCTTTAGATAAGTTGCAAGAATTAGAAGCTGCTGGGCAAATTCTCGATGTTGTTGTTCCTATTAATCAATTTAATAATCCGTTGAAAGCAGAAAGTTCAATTGGTATCAACTTAGGTGCGAGCTATACTAAAGATAATTGGAATGTTAGCATAAATGGCTTCAGAAACGATTTCAAAAACCTGATAGATACACAGGTTATTGCGCGTAAAGTCAATGGGCAAAACGTATTTAGCTATCGCAATTTTGATGAAGTCTTTTTTACTGGTGTAGAATTAGATGCTACCTATAATTGGAATGAAAATTTAAGAATTAGCGGTGGTTATCAATTATTGTACACTTACGATAAAGCACAGCTCGATAAAATAAAAAATGAAGAAGTTTTTACTATAGATGATGCAGGAAGAACCATTTTAGTAGAACGTTCTGATTACTTTGGTTTAGTAAACCGCTCGCGTCATACAGCCAATCTTAAAATATTTTATACGATTCCTAAAATTAAAACCAATTTCAATTTACGTACTATTTACAGAAGTAAATATGGTCAGTTTGATACTAATGGCAATGCTATTTTAGATACTTATGATGATAGCTTTGTTGCTGGTTTTGTAACTGTAAATATTGCAGCTACAAAACAATTTGAAGACCATTTTGATTTACAAGTTGGTGCCAGAAATTTTTTAAATCATACCGATAATAATATTCCAAATCTTAACGGAATTCAATTATTCACAAGACTTAATTATAATTTTTAA
- a CDS encoding DUF6607 family protein: MSKKLAILTSLVIAFSLYANAQKKKKQDKEAIKEMCGCFEVTFNFAETFQYSEDSLYKPSKSKVSKALEWAQLVKDDKNKVSIQHLLQVGRPDKPMIVKHWRQDWLYENTVLYEYNGDNNWTFVNKSKDEVEGQWTQKVFQVDDSPRYEGSGTWVHVDGKSYWENTTTAPLPRREYTKRSDYNITKRGNRQEITNFGWVHDQDNAKVIRESGKDDVILAEEKGYNTYKKVDDSRCQAAQDWWTEHQAKWTLVRTKWEVVYGRNADLTLKTKVDNKALYKHLFDDEVTSKEDIEQVIESFVK, translated from the coding sequence ATGAGTAAAAAATTAGCAATTTTAACCAGTTTAGTAATAGCATTTTCATTATATGCAAATGCTCAAAAAAAGAAAAAACAAGATAAAGAGGCTATTAAAGAAATGTGTGGTTGCTTTGAGGTGACCTTTAATTTTGCAGAAACCTTTCAGTACAGTGAAGATTCATTGTATAAACCATCTAAGTCAAAAGTGTCTAAAGCTTTAGAGTGGGCACAATTAGTAAAGGATGATAAAAATAAAGTATCTATTCAACATTTATTACAAGTAGGTCGACCAGATAAACCAATGATTGTAAAGCATTGGCGACAAGATTGGTTATATGAGAATACAGTACTATATGAATACAATGGTGATAATAATTGGACGTTTGTTAACAAATCGAAAGATGAAGTCGAAGGACAATGGACGCAAAAAGTATTTCAGGTAGACGATAGTCCACGTTACGAAGGATCAGGAACTTGGGTACATGTTGATGGTAAAAGTTATTGGGAAAATACAACAACAGCACCATTACCAAGACGCGAATATACAAAGCGAAGCGATTACAATATTACTAAAAGAGGTAATCGACAAGAGATTACAAACTTTGGTTGGGTACATGACCAAGACAATGCTAAAGTTATAAGAGAAAGCGGTAAAGACGATGTAATCCTAGCTGAGGAAAAAGGTTACAATACCTATAAAAAAGTAGATGATAGTCGTTGCCAAGCAGCACAAGATTGGTGGACAGAGCACCAAGCTAAATGGACATTGGTAAGAACAAAATGGGAAGTGGTTTATGGTCGTAACGCAGATTTAACGCTTAAAACTAAAGTCGATAATAAAGCATTATACAAGCATCTTTTTGATGATGAAGTGACTTCAAAGGAAGATATAGAACAAGTGATTGAATCTTTTGTAAAGTAA
- a CDS encoding ankyrin repeat domain-containing protein: MTLRNYITLMILCVSFSSLFAQESNIFLSRDYWKSNPSIADIDKKMASGHYISALNNNAFDAVSYALIEKVDNSTIKHLLSKEGNGVNKLTHDGRTYIFWAAYKNNLEIMTYLVNQGAKTDIIDSHGYSVLNFAASTGQINTKLYDFLISHGANPTIEKNHSGANALLLVAPFLKDESLIKYFVSNKVDIKSTDNKGNGIFDYAAKGGNKMVLQMLIDKGINSASGNAMVMASQGTRGKKNTLEVYKFLESKGLKVNAIGDNGRNPLHAIAYNSEDLETYKYFIKNGVDINQQDQVGDSPFMNAANSNTLEVVKFLSSYVKDINAKDENGRSALAMAININDVEVAEFLIENDADISTMDTEGNSLAYYLLNTFRTNKPEVFNAKLNLLKEVGLDLSKTQGKGKTLYHIAVEKNNLELLKRINDFKIDVNAKNDDGLTPLHLAAMKANNQDILRYLITIGADKTVKTDFEETVYDLAKENELLLKNDINISFLK; encoded by the coding sequence ATGACATTGAGAAATTATATAACCCTTATGATACTTTGTGTGTCATTTTCATCCCTTTTTGCCCAAGAATCTAATATTTTTTTGAGTCGTGACTATTGGAAATCAAATCCATCAATAGCAGATATTGATAAAAAGATGGCCAGTGGCCATTATATCTCAGCACTTAATAACAATGCTTTTGATGCCGTTTCTTATGCGCTGATAGAAAAGGTTGATAACAGTACAATTAAACATCTTTTATCAAAAGAAGGTAACGGAGTCAATAAACTCACACACGACGGGAGAACTTATATTTTCTGGGCAGCTTACAAGAATAATTTAGAGATAATGACTTATTTGGTCAACCAAGGTGCCAAAACTGATATTATAGATAGTCATGGGTATTCGGTTTTAAATTTTGCGGCATCCACTGGGCAAATCAATACAAAGCTTTATGACTTTTTAATATCTCACGGAGCGAATCCTACAATTGAAAAAAACCATAGTGGGGCCAACGCCCTATTATTAGTAGCCCCTTTTCTAAAGGATGAGTCATTAATAAAGTATTTCGTTTCTAACAAGGTAGATATAAAAAGTACAGATAATAAAGGGAATGGAATTTTTGATTATGCTGCAAAAGGCGGTAATAAGATGGTATTACAAATGCTTATTGACAAGGGTATAAATTCTGCATCTGGTAATGCTATGGTTATGGCAAGTCAAGGTACTAGAGGAAAAAAGAACACATTAGAGGTGTATAAATTTTTAGAATCAAAAGGACTTAAGGTTAATGCAATTGGTGATAATGGTAGAAATCCGCTACATGCAATTGCATATAACTCAGAAGATTTAGAAACCTACAAGTATTTTATAAAAAACGGTGTTGATATTAATCAACAAGACCAAGTTGGTGACTCACCTTTTATGAATGCTGCTAATAGCAACACTTTAGAGGTAGTTAAATTTCTTTCGTCCTATGTAAAAGATATTAATGCTAAAGACGAAAACGGACGCTCTGCATTAGCTATGGCGATAAATATAAATGATGTTGAAGTTGCTGAATTTTTAATTGAAAATGATGCTGATATTAGCACAATGGATACAGAAGGCAATTCCTTAGCTTATTATTTGCTAAATACATTTAGAACTAACAAGCCAGAAGTATTTAATGCTAAACTTAATTTGCTAAAAGAAGTAGGTTTAGATTTATCTAAAACACAAGGCAAAGGAAAAACACTATATCACATCGCAGTAGAAAAGAATAATCTAGAGTTATTAAAGCGTATAAATGATTTTAAAATTGATGTCAATGCTAAAAATGATGATGGCTTAACGCCATTACATCTGGCAGCTATGAAGGCAAATAATCAAGATATACTAAGATATTTAATAACTATTGGTGCTGATAAAACGGTTAAAACAGATTTTGAAGAAACTGTTTACGACTTGGCCAAAGAAAATGAATTGCTTCTAAAAAACGATATTAACATCAGTTTTTTAAAATAA
- a CDS encoding DUF2271 domain-containing protein — MKKINILKIAPLLVLTVFLLFGFTVKQPTSTYKCMIQMTNYTGEGAYIVVSLLNPEGEYEKTLCVQGDDDEWYFDITEWWKFQGKKRADIDAITGATISGGERAISVIEIEDTYIDKGYKIRFETAVEDQEYHVDDVQFELTSETLKSKVEGKGFIRYIRLMPQ, encoded by the coding sequence ATGAAAAAAATAAATATACTCAAAATAGCACCTTTACTAGTCTTAACTGTTTTTCTATTATTTGGGTTTACTGTGAAACAACCAACTTCGACATATAAATGTATGATTCAGATGACCAATTATACAGGTGAAGGTGCTTATATTGTTGTATCGCTTCTAAATCCTGAAGGCGAATATGAAAAAACTTTATGCGTACAAGGAGATGATGATGAGTGGTATTTTGATATTACAGAGTGGTGGAAATTCCAAGGAAAAAAGCGCGCAGATATCGATGCGATTACAGGTGCGACTATAAGTGGAGGTGAACGTGCTATTTCTGTAATAGAAATTGAGGATACATATATAGATAAAGGCTACAAAATTAGATTTGAAACTGCCGTAGAAGACCAAGAATACCATGTAGATGATGTACAGTTTGAATTGACTTCAGAAACTCTGAAATCTAAAGTTGAAGGCAAAGGTTTTATTAGATATATCCGATTAATGCCACAATAA
- a CDS encoding PepSY domain-containing protein, which yields MTISIWRYIHLALALVSAIFIFLATITGIILAFEPISNQLQPFSANNDSALSLSVTLETLQNEYDEIVTLTKDDNAFLIASVITKQGKSDTFYINPFTGEKLGNLIKKAPIFEFATNLHRSLFLKSTGRFLVGLFSFFLLLISITGLKLILKRQGGFRRFFSKVVKENFNQYYHVVIGRYALIPIIIITLTGVFLSLEKFDVLPSSQIKHNTVAANSNTAKISIQDFELFKVTTLNEFKSIEFPFSDEEEDYFILKLNDQELYVNQYSGDIISKAEMPLLKVLSNWSMVLHTGQGTIIWSVVLLLTCFAILFFMYSGFAMSLKRKNETSKINNIFNKDEAEYIVLVGSETGSTLGLAKQFFEALIADGQFVFIDELNSYTTYKKAKWLVIFTATYGEGDAPANAKNFEKLLQTVSQQQTISYSVVGFGSLMYPEFCKYAIVVDSLLQKHPNFIPNLPLFKINNQSFKALKTWILQWNGSTRRNIKVKAIPTKANKKQQIDFEVIKKSALNIDDTFLLQLRPKFIKKFQSGDLLGFYPEDDGIERLYSIGRVSDIMVLSIKKHEFGICSNQLHNLKPNMMTKAKIKRNLDFHFPTYAKEVVMIANGTGIAPFLGMINQNNTDIKTHLFWGGRTQDSLKIYSEFIDTAFKDKTLSSFHIAYSQEQEERVYVQNLIEEKADFFAQVLKNEGVIMICGAIAMQNRVLEVLNSITLEKLKQPLSVFENNEQLKMDCY from the coding sequence ATGACGATTTCTATATGGAGATACATTCATTTAGCTTTGGCTCTTGTCTCAGCAATATTCATTTTTTTAGCGACCATAACTGGTATTATTCTAGCGTTTGAGCCGATTTCAAATCAGTTACAACCATTTTCAGCAAACAACGATAGTGCTTTGTCTCTATCAGTAACGCTAGAGACTTTACAAAATGAATACGATGAGATTGTAACGCTCACCAAAGATGACAATGCGTTTTTAATTGCTTCGGTCATTACAAAACAAGGGAAAAGTGATACGTTTTACATCAACCCTTTTACAGGAGAAAAATTAGGTAACCTTATAAAAAAGGCACCAATTTTTGAATTTGCTACAAATCTGCACCGTTCTTTATTTTTAAAATCTACTGGTCGTTTTTTAGTAGGTTTATTTTCATTCTTTTTGTTGTTGATTTCAATAACAGGACTTAAATTAATCTTGAAACGCCAAGGCGGTTTTAGACGTTTCTTTTCTAAAGTTGTTAAAGAAAATTTCAACCAGTATTACCATGTAGTTATTGGGAGATATGCTCTAATTCCGATTATAATAATTACGTTGACTGGTGTTTTTCTATCACTCGAAAAGTTTGACGTTTTACCTTCAAGTCAAATTAAACATAATACTGTTGCGGCTAATTCAAATACGGCAAAAATTAGTATTCAGGACTTTGAATTATTTAAAGTAACCACTTTAAACGAATTTAAATCTATTGAATTCCCATTCTCCGATGAGGAGGAAGATTATTTTATTCTAAAGCTTAATGACCAAGAACTATATGTGAATCAATACTCTGGCGATATTATTAGCAAAGCAGAAATGCCCTTATTAAAAGTACTATCAAATTGGAGTATGGTTTTACATACAGGGCAGGGTACTATCATTTGGTCTGTAGTTTTATTGCTCACGTGTTTTGCGATTTTGTTTTTTATGTATTCTGGTTTTGCAATGAGCTTAAAACGTAAAAATGAAACGTCTAAAATCAACAATATTTTTAATAAAGATGAAGCCGAATATATAGTTTTAGTAGGCTCAGAAACAGGAAGTACCTTAGGTTTAGCAAAACAGTTTTTTGAAGCTCTAATAGCGGATGGGCAATTTGTTTTTATCGATGAACTCAATAGTTATACAACATACAAAAAAGCAAAATGGTTAGTGATTTTTACAGCAACCTACGGCGAAGGTGACGCACCTGCAAATGCTAAAAATTTTGAAAAGCTATTACAAACTGTTAGCCAACAGCAAACGATTAGCTATTCAGTGGTTGGTTTTGGATCATTAATGTATCCAGAGTTTTGTAAATATGCGATTGTAGTAGATTCATTATTGCAAAAACACCCTAATTTTATTCCGAACCTTCCACTATTCAAAATTAATAATCAGTCGTTTAAAGCTCTGAAAACATGGATTTTACAATGGAATGGATCAACACGGCGAAACATAAAAGTTAAAGCCATTCCAACTAAAGCTAATAAAAAGCAACAGATAGATTTTGAAGTCATAAAAAAATCAGCATTAAATATAGATGATACATTTTTGCTACAATTACGACCTAAGTTCATAAAAAAATTTCAATCAGGTGATTTGTTAGGATTTTATCCAGAAGATGATGGTATAGAACGTTTGTACTCTATAGGAAGAGTAAGTGATATTATGGTGTTAAGTATTAAGAAGCACGAGTTCGGGATTTGTTCAAATCAACTCCATAATTTAAAACCAAATATGATGACCAAAGCTAAAATAAAACGAAACTTAGATTTTCATTTTCCTACCTACGCCAAAGAAGTAGTAATGATTGCTAACGGAACGGGTATAGCACCATTTTTAGGTATGATTAACCAAAATAACACTGATATAAAAACACATTTGTTTTGGGGAGGACGCACACAGGATTCACTAAAAATTTATTCAGAATTTATAGATACAGCATTTAAAGATAAAACCCTATCAAGTTTTCATATCGCCTATTCTCAAGAACAAGAAGAGAGAGTTTATGTACAAAACCTCATTGAAGAAAAAGCTGACTTTTTTGCACAAGTTCTAAAAAACGAAGGTGTGATTATGATTTGTGGCGCCATAGCGATGCAAAATAGAGTATTAGAAGTTTTAAATTCGATAACACTAGAAAAATTAAAGCAACCATTGAGTGTTTTTGAAAACAACGAACAACTAAAGATGGATTGCTATTAA
- a CDS encoding DUF6686 family protein: MGNKVILLARVKSGELHFCQDCKAFHLIFNNLFFAFTPKELDELRSYVNGLEVDYWEHKYGCTNLVRKIPIPTSQENLALMFNRQEVSELKTLLAFDKNSKMKVSELLNICDIDYNFILN, encoded by the coding sequence ATGGGGAATAAAGTCATTTTGCTAGCGCGTGTTAAAAGTGGTGAATTACACTTTTGCCAAGATTGTAAAGCGTTTCATCTTATTTTTAATAATTTATTTTTTGCTTTTACACCGAAAGAATTAGATGAACTTAGGTCTTATGTAAACGGCTTAGAAGTTGATTATTGGGAACATAAATATGGGTGCACTAATCTAGTTCGTAAAATACCCATACCTACGTCTCAAGAAAATCTGGCTTTAATGTTTAATAGGCAGGAGGTTAGTGAACTCAAAACTTTATTAGCTTTTGATAAAAATAGTAAAATGAAGGTTTCTGAGCTTTTAAATATTTGTGATATTGATTATAACTTTATCTTAAATTGA